One genomic window of Fusarium fujikuroi IMI 58289 draft genome, chromosome FFUJ_chr01 includes the following:
- a CDS encoding probable DNA polymerase V: protein MSHDLIFSDVPTREQRKNQAREFDLLGSEDPAESNPAAARIVLALLAPGVSETVLQQQLDRRILRALASGRHASRLGFSLVLTNILKALFGEANLAQTRFPNLGFGEILQLLTKNTKASGGGSISGQEERDILFGRLFGLFAFIESGILFANITRWHLVLRLILDLSGKKPWMQPLCGHHILAALKQMNSQQALDTLSKLDEANVAKTPEGVAVWVFAQTRFPGLKVKYWKIPFDKTTIGDLVAILRESLKDSGLDDMEPSQQIKLAGWNPILHPAWNVILDYFVNAGQSGLEVFKHFWTRVVDDSLFSQRATDGQKFRGFLVFQKMLQGFVDLSDHIEVLFSKNFMSCLMNQVSRRERYLYRAATKTLTVIESTTSNHKQTLIPILKCLLGKNGVYNFDERTNTKTVHKLLKNTSESTGKTISKIIRKPINTIAQVGKGEASALLRAHVRYLSEVGSMCSSPENVPFPEKTFSSVSLELSRLAYYQTTGIPADILTETVREMYRTSLASVLAKASGRIESCDSVCHVVSSLDIGSMVLSEELKTAVQQALSRMEKLRKHSKSDDTNKGLFGSIALLHAVAVLRVYNAEPDAMEDLELLSQHSGDWKEGKFANDDGDTSVALIEMLLSMVVQPSSLMRQVTQQVFGAFTPHISAAGLELLTGPLTSGENTKGEKELFSNGDDEMEVDEDEDEEGTDADEEYDSDIEIDSDVEFIDIKEANDESGKEEEDEDEDEDEDEDGPKSKGEFDRPEDLDNELEKILNSHRLDKDVDAASSESEGNMSDSEMFAIDEQLAATIKPRIQDPSNSSKKLKKKAKQSVLNFKNRILDLLDIYVRNERCNALSFSLLLPLLDCMRATSTKSLADRASKVISNYRKYQKKAISNFRKSQRQATNDSQEVQILEPDDMLDLLREIHKAAGQNDSHAYAKAASTASLIVVSALITADKTKMEDVVVIYAKTQASCYSQNTKLQSSFLDDWQDWYRNALQQARN from the exons ATGTCGCATGATTTAATATTTTCCGATGTCCCGACCCGCGAGCAACGAAAAAACCAAGCTCGCGAGTTTGATTTACTAGGGAGTGAAGATCCGGCCGAAAGCAACCCAGCAGCAGCTCGGATTGTGCTTGCTTTGCTCGCGCCTGGTGTCTCTGAGACCGTTCTTCAGCAGCAGTTGGATCGACGAATCCTGCGCGCTCTCGCTAGTGGCCGTCATGCCTCGCGCCTCGGATTCAGTTTAGTACTCACAAATATCCTCAAAGCCCTCTTTGGAGAAGCAAATCTTGCTCAGACTAGATTCCCCAACCTCGGCTTTGGTGAAATCCTTCAGTTACTTACCAAGAACACCAAAGCtagcggcggcggcagcatTTCTGGGCAGGAAGAGAGGGACATCTTGTTTGGCCGCCTGTTCGGACTTTTCGCTTTCATCGAATCCGGGATTTTGTTCGCCAATATCACGAGATGGCATCTGGTCCTTCGGCTCATTCTGGACCTGTCTGgcaagaagccatggatgCAACCGTTGTGCGGGCATCACATCCTTGCCGCATTGAAACAGATGAATTCGCAGCAAGCACTGGACACATTGAGCAAACTCGATGAAGCGAATGTAGCAAAGACACCGGAGGGAGTCGCAGTCTGGGTCTTTGCGCAGACTAGATTCCCcggtctcaaggtcaagtATTGGAAGATACCCTTTGACAAGACCACGATTGGCGATCTCGTTGCGATTCTGCGAGAAAGCCTAAAGGATTCTGGCCTGGACGACATGGAACCCAGCCAGCAGATCAAGCTTGCTGGCTGGAATCCTATCCTGCACCCCGCGTGGAACGTCATCCTGGACTACTTCGTCAATGCGGGACAAAGTGGACTCGAAGTGTTTAAGCACTTCTGGACTCGTGTCGTAGATG ACTCCCTTTTCTCGCAACGTGCCACGGATGGCCAGAAATTCAGAGGGTTTCTGGTGTTCCAAAAGATGCTGCAAGGCTTTGTTGATCTAAGTGATCACATTGAAGTGCTCTTCAGCAAAAACTTCATGTCCTGCCTCATGAACCAAGTTTCACGGAGGGAGAGATATCTGTACAGAGCAGCGACCAAGACTCTAACAGTGATCGAGTCGACGACCTCAAATCACAAACAGACACTTATTCCCATTCTCAAGTGCCTCCTAGGCAAGAATGGAGTCTATAACTTTGACGAAAGAACAAATACCAAGACTGTACACAAACTTTTGAAGAACACATCTGAATCCACTGGCAAGACCATAAGCAAAATCATCCGAAAACCCATCAACACGATTGCTCAGGTAGGCAAGGGTgaggcttcagccttgcTACGAGCCCATGTTCGTTATCTGTCAGAAGTTGGCAGTATGTGCAGCTCACCTGAGAACGTGCCGTTTCCAGAGAAAACCTTCTCTAGTGTCTCGCTAGAGCTCTCCCGGCTGGCATACTACCAAACCACAGGCATCCCCGCGGATATCCTCACAGAGACTGTCCGCGAGATGTACCGGACTTCTCTTGCATCAGTGTTGGCCAAGGCCAGCGGAAGAATAGAGAGCTGCGATTCTGTATGTCATGTTGTATCTTCCTTGGACATTGGCTCGATGGTTTTGTCCGAAGAGCTTAAAACGGCTGTCCAACAGGCGCTATCAAGGATGGAGAAGCTGCGCAAGCACAGCAAGTCAGACGACACGAACAAAGGCCTTTTTGGAAGTATCGCCTTGTTGCATGCCGTAGCTGTCTTGCGGGTCTATAATGCCGAGCCTGATGCTATGGAAGACCTCGAGTTACTTAGCCAACACTCTGGTGATTGGAAGGAGGGCAAGTTCGCGAATGACGATGGTGACACATCCGTGGCTCTCATCGAAATGTTGTTGTCAATGGTCGTGCAGCCTTCATCTCTCATGAGACAAGTTACGCAGCAAGTATTTGGGGCATTCACACCACATATCTCTGCTGCAGGTTTGGAGCTTTTGACCGGTCCCCTCACATCTGGCGAGAATACCAAGGGCGAAAAGGAACTGTTTAGCAATGGggacgatgagatggaggtcgatgaggatgaggacgaagaaggaacagatgctgatgaggagTATGACTCGGATATCGAGATTGATTCTGATGTCGAGTTCATTGATATCAAGGAGGCGAACGATGAAAgtgggaaagaagaagaagacgaggacgaggacgaggacgaggacgaagatggaCCAAAAAGCAAAGGCGAATTCGACAGACCTGAGGACTTGGACAACGAActcgagaagatcctcaACAGCCATCGACTCGACAAGGACGTTGATGCCGCGTCATCAGAATCTGAGGGTAATATGTCTGACTCTGAAATGTTCGCCATCGACGAGCAGCTCGCAGCAACTATCAAGCCACGCATTCAAGACCCCTCGAACAGCTCCAAGAAgctaaagaagaaggccaagcaaTCGGTTCTCAATTTCAAGAACCGAATTCTTGATTTGCTCGACATCTACGTTCGCAATGAGCGCTGCAACGCTCTATcattttctctcctcttgcCCCTGCTCGATTGTATGCGAGCAACCAGCACCAAATCCCTAGCTGACCGTGCGAGCAAGGTCATCTCTAACTATCGAAAGTACCAGAAAAAGGCCATTTCTAACTTCCGAAAGAGCCAAAGACAGGCCACCAATGACTCCCAAGAGGTCCAGATTCTCGAACCTGATGACATGCTAGACTTATTACGCGAGATTCATAAGGCTGCCGGTCAGAATGACTCGCATGCTTACGCAAAAGCGGCCAGTACGGCGAGCCTCATCGTGGTGTCGGCCCTTATCACTgccgacaagaccaagatggaggatgTCGTTGTTATTTATGCCAAGACACAAGCCAGCTGCTACTCTCAGAACACAAAGTTGCAGTCGTCTTTCCTCGATGACTGGCAAGACTGGTACCGAAATGCATTGCAGCAAGCTCGGAACTGA